The genomic region ACTCACGAGAAGGTCGGCGACCACTGGGAGCGCAAGGAGGGCGGCCGCAAGGCACCGTCGGACCCGCGCTCGGCCCGGCCCCGGCAGCAGGGCGGCCGCAGCGGCGAGGGCGTCGACGAACGGGCCTCGAAGGAGCACCTGTACGACCTGGCGAAGCGGCTGGGTGTCGAGGGGCGGTCGCGCATGTCGAAGGCGGAGCTGCTGGACGCCGTCCGCAAGGAGAACCGCTCGCGGACCAGGTCCTCGCAGCCGTCCTCGCGGTCGTCCTCG from Streptomyces chartreusis NRRL 3882 harbors:
- a CDS encoding ChaB family protein, which codes for MPGRQELPSTLERSAEEAQRTWIKAHDSAVEQYGEGERAHRVAFGALKHTHEKVGDHWERKEGGRKAPSDPRSARPRQQGGRSGEGVDERASKEHLYDLAKRLGVEGRSRMSKAELLDAVRKENRSRTRSSQPSSRSSSRSSARSSSASR